TATTACTATCCGATTGTTCTCAATAATTGTATGAACTTAATCAACCTGAGTCTACACTTCAATGTTCTCTGTGTAATTTTTTAGTGAATCTAATTATATATAGAATGGATTTATTTTCAGAGGCAACTCCAAAGTCAGTGTTGAGGTTAATGGGATTGAAGGGTTTGACATTGTACCATTTAAAGAGTCATTTACAGGTACAGTTTCAAGTTTTAACACAGCTATTGCTGCTCTCATCAGTGTTACTTGttctatttcctttttctttgcccTTTAAATTGTGATTGTGTAATTATGCTGGCTTATTTATCTGCAGAAATACAGACTTGGGCAGCAGGCTCGAAGACAGAACAGTACAGAACAAAGCAAAGAGAGCAGAGGTTAGTTCATCActgcttttcttttattgttccattttTCACCACAAATAACTGATTTTAGTTTAAATGTTGGCAGTAGATCCAATTTTATCTGATAAAGTGTTTACAAGAATTTGTACAATCGAGTAGTTCTTTGAACTAATATTCTGATGACTTTCCGTGCACTTAACTTCTAGGAGCTTCGTATGTAAACTTCAGTAAGGGCTTCTCAGGGACAAGCACCAGTTCACCAAGAATCGATAAAGAACAAGGGTATACGTTGCCATCTTTCTTCTGTATTTTTGTGTAGcttgtttctataaaaaaaaaaaacttgaatttttctGAATGACTCAAGCCCTCAATGGTGTGTGCTGTGTGCAACCATTTTTTAGCTACATCCACGAAAACTTGTTTCCTTGAGCATAGCTTATGTCCATTAaagcttttgtttttccttttaccCCAGTATTTCCTTGATGGAGTGTGTATGCAGCAATGATGGTTTGAGAAGGATCTATCGAATCACGTGATTTTTTGTTGAttactattttcttttatctattttcccgtgagatgaaaagaaaaatctgcCTTGACTTCAAAATTAGCTTAACCTAGAGTAATCTCATCTGGAATTCTCCTTCAAACTTTATTTGCAAACTTCTATGCTGGTACTAATTAATGTAGTTCATGACAGAGAAATCTCAGTTGCAGAGGCATTAAATTGTCAGATTGAAGTACAGAAAACATTACAAGAAAAGCTTGAGGTATGGCTTTCTCATAGAGTTCTGGTAGTTGCTTctagaaaatcaacaatatcacTTCACTCAGCTAGGTCATTCTCGAATTTCTTATTTGATATATCGAGTTGGTCTTTTCTCCAACAGGTACAGAAGAAGCTGCAGATGAGAATAGAAGCTCAAGGGAAGTACTTGCAGGCCATACTGGAGAAAGCTCAGAAGAGCCTCTCACAAAACTTGAATGACGACAGCGATGGAAATTTAAAAGCTTCAAGAGCTCATTTAACAGGCTTCAATTCCGCTGTTTATAGTCTCATGGAGAACTTGAATGCAGAAGATAGGAAACCAAGCATCACTGATTTGAAAGGTATCAATATGAAGGAAAATGGTCCGGCTATGCATATTCAGAGAGAGGGACAGACACAGGAAACCAAAGATGTTAAGCACCACCTTCAAGGGGATTCCATACATTTTGACTTAAACACCAAAGGTGCCTATGATTTTGTCTCTGCAAATGGATCTGAATTGGAACTCAAAATGCTTTCATATAGGAGATAAATTAGTGGTAATATTTACCAATTACTTCCATAACAAACAACTGTAACTGCTTATAGTGTGACCCTCAAAAGCTGCTTATAAATTTTGTAGAGATTAGATTTTGGAGTTCTTTTTACTATCTTTTGATTTATAGGGAGGCCTATCTATTCTGGTCACTGCACAACCACAGTACTTTCCTGGAGTtgtctgtgtttgttttttaggtaaTTCTCATTATAAGAACATTTTAAACTATGTCAAATCTACAGTAACTTGTGTTCAAGAACCATCCCTCCACACATGCTCATAGAATGAAGTGCTCTTTGTTGCaagaaattcatatttttattctcCCATCAAGGAAAAGAATGTTCAACTGTACCAATCATTCTCATTAAATTCGTAGAATTTAGGATGGAAACAAATATGGAGTAGGATTAGAGGTGAGAAAACACTGTTTTTAAGGTGTTTCTTTCCAATACATGATAaaaatcttttctttattcattcattcataATCTACACCAACAGAAGCTTCTTAGATATTCATGATACTGCTGTTGATAGATACATAGAACGTGGTTTTCTTCAAAGGAAGATTTTCAGATATTCATCCATGCGAGTGTATTTCACTTCTGGATAAAGGTCCGAAGCTTCTTCGCCATCTTCTCCTATTTCGAAGTTTGTCAAACAGCCTTCATAGAAAATATGATAGAAATGCCCCATTCCTGCTTGGTTTACATAATCCATGCCTGCAACAACAAAGAAATTATCCAACCAAGAGAACGTGGACAAACAacctaaaaaagagaaagattaaTGCGAAAACGATATTTGGCCATTTCTATTTTAATCCTCATATGTACCTTTCATGGAAGCTAGGAAGTC
This region of Populus alba chromosome 3, ASM523922v2, whole genome shotgun sequence genomic DNA includes:
- the LOC118028665 gene encoding myb family transcription factor PHL11, whose product is MEKTTFGGGGGSYPYENGVVMMTRDPKPRLRWTADLHDRFVDAVTKLGGPDKATPKSVLRLMGLKGLTLYHLKSHLQKYRLGQQARRQNSTEQSKESRGASYVNFSKGFSGTSTSSPRIDKEQGEISVAEALNCQIEVQKTLQEKLEVQKKLQMRIEAQGKYLQAILEKAQKSLSQNLNDDSDGNLKASRAHLTGFNSAVYSLMENLNAEDRKPSITDLKGINMKENGPAMHIQREGQTQETKDVKHHLQGDSIHFDLNTKGAYDFVSANGSELELKMLSYRR